A region from the Prochlorococcus sp. MIT 0603 genome encodes:
- the dusA gene encoding tRNA dihydrouridine(20/20a) synthase DusA: MINEVKPLLTEAYQFSVAPMLDCTDRHFRVLMRQISKRALLYTEMIVAKALEYNCSKLLDFDEIERPIALQVGGDDPKILSEAAHLAEIWGYDEINLNLGCPSQKVKSGNFGACLMANPDQVAKCIEAMKQTTNIPVTIKHRTGIDDLDSEIFLLEFIDKIASAGAERFSIHARKAWLSGLNPKQNRTIPPLQYEMVARIKKYRPKLKIELNGGLKNQSQCIEALKTFDGVMIGRAIYSNPLLWKNIDHFFFGEKEKRISASSTIKGLIPYAEKHLKQNGRLWDICKHTLNLVQGVKGARKWRNELSMNAQQQKADLNILVKAARQLEDIGL, translated from the coding sequence ATGATCAACGAAGTAAAGCCATTACTAACAGAAGCCTATCAATTCAGTGTAGCTCCAATGCTCGACTGTACTGATAGACATTTTAGAGTGCTAATGCGGCAAATAAGCAAAAGAGCTCTTTTATACACAGAAATGATTGTCGCAAAAGCTCTTGAATATAATTGTTCAAAATTGCTTGATTTTGACGAAATAGAACGACCAATTGCACTTCAGGTAGGAGGAGATGATCCAAAAATACTCTCTGAAGCTGCTCATCTAGCAGAGATTTGGGGATATGATGAAATCAATTTAAACCTTGGATGCCCTAGTCAAAAAGTAAAATCTGGGAATTTCGGTGCATGTTTAATGGCTAATCCAGATCAAGTGGCAAAATGTATTGAAGCGATGAAACAAACAACCAATATTCCAGTAACAATTAAGCATAGAACAGGAATAGATGATCTTGATAGTGAAATATTTCTGCTTGAATTTATAGACAAAATAGCTTCAGCAGGGGCAGAAAGATTTTCAATTCATGCAAGAAAAGCATGGCTAAGTGGTTTAAACCCTAAGCAAAATCGCACAATCCCCCCTCTTCAATATGAAATGGTTGCGAGAATCAAAAAATATCGGCCAAAATTAAAAATCGAATTAAATGGCGGGTTGAAAAATCAATCTCAATGTATAGAAGCCCTCAAAACATTTGATGGAGTAATGATAGGAAGAGCAATATATTCAAATCCACTTCTATGGAAAAATATTGATCATTTTTTCTTTGGAGAAAAAGAAAAAAGAATATCTGCTTCTTCAACAATTAAAGGGTTAATTCCATACGCTGAAAAACATTTAAAACAAAATGGTCGCTTATGGGATATTTGCAAACACACATTAAACCTAGTTCAAGGAGTTAAAGGTGCACGGAAATGGAGAAATGAGCTCAGCATGAATGCTCAGCAACAAAAAGCAGATTTGAATATTCTAGTAAAAGCAGCCCGACAATTAGAAGATATCGGGCTGTAA
- the msrB gene encoding peptide-methionine (R)-S-oxide reductase MsrB, protein MNSKFLLFSRRSFLMGFWSFFLGSFFRPKKVLAASDSDQYSFVLTKEDWKKRLSPEAFNVLRKEGTERPFSSLLNNEKRKGIFVCAGCEQPLFDSSKKFDSGTGWPSFWEPLPNAINTKKDFKLIVPRTEYHCSKCGGHQGHVFNDGPRPSGKRYCNNGVALLFRPLD, encoded by the coding sequence ATGAATAGCAAATTTTTGTTGTTTAGTCGTAGGTCTTTTTTAATGGGATTTTGGTCATTTTTTTTAGGGAGTTTTTTTCGCCCTAAAAAAGTCTTAGCTGCATCTGATTCTGATCAATATTCTTTTGTTTTAACAAAAGAAGATTGGAAAAAACGACTTTCTCCAGAGGCCTTTAATGTTTTGAGAAAAGAAGGTACTGAAAGACCTTTTTCTAGTTTATTGAATAATGAGAAAAGAAAAGGAATTTTTGTTTGTGCTGGATGCGAGCAGCCTTTGTTTGATTCTTCTAAGAAATTTGATAGTGGAACTGGATGGCCAAGTTTTTGGGAACCGTTGCCAAATGCAATAAATACCAAAAAGGATTTTAAATTAATTGTCCCTCGTACCGAATATCATTGTAGTAAATGTGGTGGTCATCAAGGTCATGTATTTAATGATGGACCTAGGCCATCGGGAAAAAGATATTGCAATAATGGTGTTGCACTTCTTTTCCGCCCATTGGATTGA